The region GGGATCGATCTCCAACCGGTAGTGACCGATGGCCTGCATCAAGTGGGTCTTGCCCAGACCGACTCCGCCACAGATGAACAGGGGATTGAATTCACGGCCGGGAGCCTCCGCCACCGCCAGGGCTGCCGCATGGGCCATCCGACTGTTGGGACCCACAACGAATCGACCGAACACATAACGGGGGTTGAGCCCCGGCAGCACCCGTCGCGGCGATCGCGACGGCGCGGACTCCCGGGCAGCCGCCGAGTATCCGGGGGCCAAGGCGGGCTCCGGCGGGTCAGCGTCCTGGTTTGTCACCCCGGGGGAGACGACAGCGGGATCAGCCAGAACCACCACCTGCACCGGGCCACCGCAGGCTTCGCTGGCCAACTGGGTGATCGAAGGCAGAAGCTGCTCCCTCAACCTGACTCCGGCAAAGGGATTCGGGGCGAGCAGGCGCAGTTCCCCGTTGGCAAAGCCACTGCAGGCCGTTGGCCGGATGAAGGTCTCGAAGGTGGGCTTGCTCAGCTTGGTCTGCAGCCCCCCACGCACCTTGCTCCAGAGCTCCTCGCCCGTCAGCACCACACCGCCATCCCTTGAATACTGAATCTACGCACGCTGCTCGGAACAGTCCGCTTTTAATGAATCAGCAGACACCAAGCTTCGATGCCGCCTTCGCTGCGTCTGATCGGGTTCACCCTGATCGCCACCAGCCTGAGCTCCTGCAGCCTGTTTCGAGACCTGAGGGGAGGATCGGAAGCTCCGAAGGTGGAACCTCCACCTGTGGTCCACGATCGGCCGCGCTCAGCCCCTCTGCAACCGGGGGAGAACGTGATCGTCAAAGCCGTCGAGCGGGTCGGGCCTTCGGTGGTGCGGATCGATACGGAGAAGGACATCAACAACCCAATGGGTCAGCTGTTCGGCCTTGGCCCCTCCACCCAGCGGCAGCAGGGCCAGGGGTCGGGGTTCATCACCCGTGCTAACGGCCTTATCTTCACGAACGAGCACGTGGTGCGCGGGGCGGATCGGGTCAATGTGACCCTGCCCGACGGGCGCCGGTTCCAAGGCACCGTCCTGGGCGGCGACCCACTCACGGACGTGGCTGTGGTGAAGGTGGTGGCAGAAAATCTGCCGGTGGCGAGCCTCGGCAATTCCGACCAGCTGCGGCCAGGGGAATGGGCGATTGCGATCGGGAATCCCTTTGGCCTGAACAACACCGTCACCGCCGGCATCATCAGTGCGGTGGATCGGACCGATGCCAACATCGGGGAAGGGCAGCGAGTGCCGTATATCCAGACGGACGCTGCCGTGAATCCAGGCAACAGCGGTGGACCGTTGATCAGCGCAGCCGGTGAGGTGATCGGCATGAACACGGCCATCCGCAAGGCCCCAGGGGCTGGGTTGAGTTTTGCGGTGCCGATCAACCTCGCCAAACGGATCGCTCAGCAGATCGTGAGCACCGGGCAGGCCTCGCACCCCTTCATCGGTGTGCAGCTGCGCAGCCTCACCCCGCAACTGGCACGGGAGATCAATGCCACCAGCACCCGCTGCACCGTGCCCGTTGTGAACGGTGTT is a window of Synechococcus sp. A15-24 DNA encoding:
- a CDS encoding trypsin-like peptidase domain-containing protein, with the translated sequence MPPSLRLIGFTLIATSLSSCSLFRDLRGGSEAPKVEPPPVVHDRPRSAPLQPGENVIVKAVERVGPSVVRIDTEKDINNPMGQLFGLGPSTQRQQGQGSGFITRANGLIFTNEHVVRGADRVNVTLPDGRRFQGTVLGGDPLTDVAVVKVVAENLPVASLGNSDQLRPGEWAIAIGNPFGLNNTVTAGIISAVDRTDANIGEGQRVPYIQTDAAVNPGNSGGPLISAAGEVIGMNTAIRKAPGAGLSFAVPINLAKRIAQQIVSTGQASHPFIGVQLRSLTPQLAREINATSTRCTVPVVNGVLVVDVVPDTPAESAGIRQCDLIRAVNGTSVENPSEVQLAVDRGRVGQPMQITIERDGLEQTLEVLPKELPRRQR